A stretch of Ammospiza caudacuta isolate bAmmCau1 chromosome 18, bAmmCau1.pri, whole genome shotgun sequence DNA encodes these proteins:
- the PPM1F gene encoding protein phosphatase 1F: MALEVEPSAAPLSSFLRDFPAPLGPGEPLPWSSAGSGALSRAEVPGALAERARSLLGSRDVSPLLAASLIHAAVDEVLQKDLTEFKLQNVETEGEGDEERFTLLDGESLQRCFFNKLRDVCCEWQKQLPPLRPLARFLLVSIHAIRNARRKMEDRHVLLPEFNQLFGLSDDVDRAYFAVFDGHGGVDAANYSATHLHVNVGLHEEIVKNPGEALKCSFQKTDEMFLFRAKREKLRSGTTGVSALIVGNKLHIAWLGDSQVMLVQQGKAVTLMEPHKPEREDERARIETLGGCVTYMDCWRVNGTLAVSRAIGDICQKPYVSGDADGDSFELTGSEDYLLLACDGFFDAIKPHEVVDLVLDHLMQTKGVGLKAAERLVAAAKENGSSDNITVLVVFLRDPQDILADCVRDSKSPGVDDGAQGSPFTLLSCEAAAAQ, encoded by the exons aTGGCGCTGGAAGTGGAGCCGTCCGCGGCtcccctcagctccttcctgagGGACTTCCCGGCGCCGCTGGGCCCGGGGGAGCCGCTGCCGTGGAGCTCCGCGGGGAGCGGCGCCCTGAGCAGGGCCGAGGTGCCGGGCGCGCTGGCCGAGCGGGCGAGGAGCCTCCtgggcagcag AGATGTTTCACCACTTCTTGCAGCATCATTGATCCATGCTGCAGTTGATGAAGTTCTCCAAAAAGACTTGACTGAATTTAAGCTGCAAAATGTGGAaacagagggagaaggagatgAGGAAAGGTTCACCT tgctggatggGGAGTCGCTGCAGCGCTGCTTTTTTAACAAGCTGCGGGACGTGTGCTGCGAGTGGCAGAAGCAGCTGCCGCCGCTGCGGCCCCTGGCGCGTTTCCTGCTCGTGTCCATCCACGCCATCCGCAACGCGCGCCGCAAGATGGAGGATCGCCACGTGCTGCTGCCCGAGTTCAATCAGCTCTTCGGCCTCTCA GATGATGTTGATCGTGCTTACTTTGCGGTGTTCGATGGCCATGGTGGAGTGGATGCTGCCAATTACTCAGCAACACACTTACATGTCAACGTTGGGTTACATGAAGAGATTGTTAAGAATCCAGGTGAAGCCTTGAAATGCTCTTTCCAGAAGACAgatgaaatgtttcttttcagaGCCAAAAGAGAG AAGCTGCGGAGTGGCACAACAGGAGTGTCTGCATTGATTGTAGGGAACAAACTGCACATAGCATGGCTGGGGGACTCTCAGGTGATGCTGGTGCAGCAAGGGAAAGCTGTGACATTAATGGAACCTCACAAACCAGAAAGAGAA GATGAGAGAGCAAGGATTGAGACTCTGGGTGGCTGTGTAACCTACATGGACTGCTGGCGGGTTAATGGTACCTTGGCTGTTTCCAGAGCAATTG GTGACATCTGCCAGAAGCCCTATGTCTCTGGTGATGCAGATGGAGATTCCTTTGAGCTGACTGGCTCAGAAGATTACCTACTCCTTGCCTGTGATGGATTCTTTGATGCCATCAAGCCCCATGAGGTTGTAGACTTGGTGCTGGATCATTTGATGCAGACCAAAGGAGTGGGGctcaaagcagcagagagacTGGTGGCTGCTGCCAAGGAGAATGGATCCAGTGACAACATCACTGTGCTGGTGGTCTTCTTGAGGGATCCCCAGGACATCCTGGCAGACTGTGTCAGAGACTCTAAGAGCCCTGGGGTTGATGATGGTGCTCAGGGCTCACCCTTTACCCTCCTCAGCTGTGAGGCAGCAGCCGCACAGTGA